One part of the Rutidosis leptorrhynchoides isolate AG116_Rl617_1_P2 chromosome 1, CSIRO_AGI_Rlap_v1, whole genome shotgun sequence genome encodes these proteins:
- the LOC139851405 gene encoding transcription factor TGA2.1-like — translation MDYVQLICYRQLINNHIEVFGTKLEKMKSLTAEITNEEIALTTKFRDLEATISNTLTGKDFVNKGDETTMSSYHNSMSFLVGKLIIMHNFMDEADELRQKTFSGMHRVLTTRQRVMTFFTIHDHLTRIATLANMQKNTTKI, via the exons ATGGATTACGTCCAACTGATATGCTATAGGCAA TTAATCAACAATCATATTGAAGTTTTTGGAACTAAACTTGAAAAAATGAAATCTTTAACAGCTGAAATTACGAACGAAGAGATTGCACTTACTACAAAATTTAGAGATTTAGAAGCCACAATATCAAATACTTTAACAGGGAAAGATTTTGTAAATAAAGGAGATGAAACAACAATGTCAAGTTATCACAATTCTATGTCATTTTTAGTTGGAAAGCTTATTATTATGCACAACTTTATGGATGAG GCTGACGAATTACGACAGAAGACTTTCTCAGGGATGCACAGAGTACTAACAACAAGACAAAGAGTTATGACATTCTTCACAATTCATGATCATCTAACAAGAATAGCTACATTGGCGAATATGCAGAAAAATACAACGAAGATTTGA